The Gammaproteobacteria bacterium genomic sequence TACGCATGGCGAGCTAGGGGTGCCATACTGCGGTCTCGGACCGCTCCATGGCTGAGAAAGACCCTCGAACCTGATCCGGCTAATACCGGCGTAGGAAAGCATCCAGCCATCCCGCCAGATCAGGAACGCCGCCCCACACATCCGGAGGTGTGATATGAGCGCGATCCCTGAAACGACCGCCCCACAGGCAGTGCAAGTCGATCCATTGGCAATCAAACCCCTGCCGGCGTCGCGCAAGGTATATGTCGCTGGTGCACGGCCCGATATGCGCGTGCCCATGCGCGAGATCAGCCAATCGGACACGCCCACCGCGGCCGGTATGGAGAAGAATCCGCCGTTGACGGTATACGACACCAGCGGCCCTTATACCGATCCGGAAGCGCAGATTGACATCCGCATCGGACTCCCGGCATTGCGCGCGGCTTGGATAGCGGAGCGCGGCGACAGCGAAGAACTGGCCGCGTGGAGTTCAGAATATGGCCGGCTGCGCGCCGTCGATCACAAGCTCGCCAGGTTGCGTTTCCCGGGGATGCAGCGAAAACCGCGCCGCGCAGTGGCGGGCGCCAATGTGTCCCAGATGCACTACGCACGGCGGGGTATCGTCACGCCTGAGATGGAATTCATCGCCATTCGGGAAAACCAGCGGCGTGAAGGCCTGGCCGAATGGCTTACCCGTCAGCATGCGGGACAGGATTCTGGCGCCAACATTCCTCGATTCGTCACGCCGGAATTCGTGCGTGACGAAGTGGCGCGCGGACGCGCCATCGTCCCCGCCAACATCAACCATCCCGAGACCGAGCCGATGATCATCGGTCGTAACTTTCTGGTGAAGATCAACGCCAACATCGGCAATTCCGCGGTGACCTCCGGCATCAACGAGGAAGTAGAGAAAATGACCTGGGCGATCCGCTGGGGCGCGGATACGGTCATGGACCTGTCCACCGGCAGGCACATCCACGAGACACGCGAGTGGATCATCCGCAATTCGCCGGTACCCATCGGCACGGTGCCGATCTATCAGGCGTTGGAGAAAGTCGACGGCAAGGCCGAGGAACTCACCTGGGAAATCTACCGCGATACGCTGATCGAGCAGGCCGAGCAGGGCGTGGACTACTTCACCATCCATGCCGGAGTACGGCTGGCTTACATCCCGCTCACAGCGAAGCGCATGACGGGCATCGTGTCGCGCGGCGGCTCGATCATGGCCAAATGGTGCCTCGCGCATCACAAAGAAAGCTTCCTCTACACGCAGTTCGAGGACATCTGCGAGATCATGAAGGCCTACGACATCGCCTTTTCGCTTGGTGATGGGTTGCGGCCCGGATCAATTTACGACGCCAATGACGAGGCGCAGATTTCCGAATTGCGCACGCTGGGCGAACTCGCCGACATCGCCTGGAAGCACGACGTGCAGACGATGATCGAAGGCCCCGGCCATGTGCCGATGCAACTTATCAAGGAGAACATGGAGTTGCAGTTGAAGTACTGCAAGGAGGCGCCATTCTACACGCTGGGGCCGCTGACGACGGACATCGCGCCGGGCTATGACCATATCACCAGCGCCATCGGCGCCGCCATGATCGGCTGGTATGGCACGGCGATGCTCTGCTATGTCACGCCGAAGGAGCATCTGGGGCTTCCGAACAAGAACGACGTCAAGGACGGCATCATCGCCTACAAGATCGCGGCGCACGCCGCCGATCTCGCCAAGGGCCATCCGGGCGCGCAGATCCGCGACAATGCGCTGTCCAAGGCGCGCTTCGAGTTCCGCTGGGAGGACCAGTTCAACCTGGGCCTTGATCCCGACAAGGCCCGCGAATTCCATGACGAGACCCTGCCGAAAGAAGCGATGAAGGCCGCGCATTTCTGTTCCATGTGCGGCCCGCACTTCTGCTCCATGAAAATCACTCAGGAGGTGCGCGAATATGCGGAACGCGAGGGCATCAAGGACATGCAATCCGCGTTGTCCATGGGCCTTGAGGAAAAAGCGCATGAATTCCGCGATGCAGGCGGTGAGATCTATCGGCCGGTTTCCCCCTGACAGGTGAAGAGCCTTCACGGCAAGGTGGCTCTGATTACGGGCGGCGCCGGTGGTATCGGGCGCGCGCTGGCCAGACACGCCGCCAGTGAGGGCATGCGGCTGGTGCTGGCGGACAGGGATGGGCGGGCCTTGAAGATGCTGGCGCATGCCCTGCGCGCCGACGGCGCCGATGTACTGGCAGAGAAAGTGGACGTCACCAGCGCGCGTGACGTCAATGCGATCGTCAACGACGCCTACCGGCGCCACGGCGTCGTGCATCTGCTCATCAACAGTGCCGGCGTCGGCGCAGGCGCAATGGCGTGGGGAGGCAGCATGACATCCTGGAGGCGTGTGTTGGACACCAATTTATACGGTTCGATCCACACGGTGCGCGCCTGTATTCCGCGCATGCTCAAACAAGGGGCCGAGGCGTATATCGTCAACATCGCCTCGATTCTCGGCCTGATCACCTTCCCGCGTTTGAGCGCCTACGCCACCAGCAAGCACGCACTGGTGGCCTATTCCGAAGGCCTTTACCATGACTTGAATTTCTTTTTGCGGGCGGAAATCGGCGTTTCCGTGGCCTGCCCGGGTTTTGTACGCACCCGGATGCAGCGGCCCGAGAGCGGGTGGCTAGGGTGGTTTCGCGCCCGCAGGCGCGGAGGAGGCCCCGACGAAGCGGCCATCGAACTGTGGCAGCGCATGAGCGGGCAGGGCATGCCGCCGGAGGAGGTGGCGCGGAGGATGTTCGCGGGCATCGCGGAACGGCGTTTCTACATTTTCACCCACCCGGGACTCCAGTTTGCGCTGGAACGCGCCATGCGGGCACGGCTGGCCGGCGATCCGCCACCACAATTCAGCGTGCAGGACCTCCTGCAAGCTTGTAATGATTGACATTAAACCGCTGCACGCGCTCGCTTGAGGACTTGACGGCTGTCACATTGTCGTCATTCATGATGACCATAGTGGCTGGGGGCGAGGAATAACCATAATTTTAAGGAGAGTGAGCCATGTCTATCTATGTCATTCGCGCCTGCAGAGCTAAAAAGGGCAAGGGCAGGGATGTACAGCAGCTTCTGAAAAAGGCCATCGAGAATATGCCAAGCTCATTCGTATATCAAAGCAAAGGTGATGCGAATGATTTTGGCATCTTCGTCGAATTCGATGGTGAAAAAGCTGCGCGCGAGTTTGCCGATTCCGACGAGCAGGCTGCTATTACCCGGCAGTTGACATCAATGGTTGAGGATGCCACTCCCATCACCGTCTGGAGTCGCGTCTGAGGGCTGTTTTACCATAAGGTCATGGTTGTGTTGGGCGCACACGGCGGGCAGTTAGCTGCCCGCCAGCGGCGAGCCGTTTCAT encodes the following:
- the thiC gene encoding phosphomethylpyrimidine synthase ThiC — its product is MSAIPETTAPQAVQVDPLAIKPLPASRKVYVAGARPDMRVPMREISQSDTPTAAGMEKNPPLTVYDTSGPYTDPEAQIDIRIGLPALRAAWIAERGDSEELAAWSSEYGRLRAVDHKLARLRFPGMQRKPRRAVAGANVSQMHYARRGIVTPEMEFIAIRENQRREGLAEWLTRQHAGQDSGANIPRFVTPEFVRDEVARGRAIVPANINHPETEPMIIGRNFLVKINANIGNSAVTSGINEEVEKMTWAIRWGADTVMDLSTGRHIHETREWIIRNSPVPIGTVPIYQALEKVDGKAEELTWEIYRDTLIEQAEQGVDYFTIHAGVRLAYIPLTAKRMTGIVSRGGSIMAKWCLAHHKESFLYTQFEDICEIMKAYDIAFSLGDGLRPGSIYDANDEAQISELRTLGELADIAWKHDVQTMIEGPGHVPMQLIKENMELQLKYCKEAPFYTLGPLTTDIAPGYDHITSAIGAAMIGWYGTAMLCYVTPKEHLGLPNKNDVKDGIIAYKIAAHAADLAKGHPGAQIRDNALSKARFEFRWEDQFNLGLDPDKAREFHDETLPKEAMKAAHFCSMCGPHFCSMKITQEVREYAEREGIKDMQSALSMGLEEKAHEFRDAGGEIYRPVSP
- a CDS encoding SDR family NAD(P)-dependent oxidoreductase — translated: MALITGGAGGIGRALARHAASEGMRLVLADRDGRALKMLAHALRADGADVLAEKVDVTSARDVNAIVNDAYRRHGVVHLLINSAGVGAGAMAWGGSMTSWRRVLDTNLYGSIHTVRACIPRMLKQGAEAYIVNIASILGLITFPRLSAYATSKHALVAYSEGLYHDLNFFLRAEIGVSVACPGFVRTRMQRPESGWLGWFRARRRGGGPDEAAIELWQRMSGQGMPPEEVARRMFAGIAERRFYIFTHPGLQFALERAMRARLAGDPPPQFSVQDLLQACND